Proteins from a single region of Gossypium arboreum isolate Shixiya-1 chromosome 1, ASM2569848v2, whole genome shotgun sequence:
- the LOC108483672 gene encoding indole-3-acetic acid-amido synthetase GH3.6 gives MPEAPKNTLKPTADYNLELKNKKTLQFIEDVTSNADEVQKKVLEEILSRNAHVEYLQTRGLNGHTDRETFKKTMPVITYEDIQPHIDRIANGDTSPILSSNAISEFLTSSGTSGGERKMMPTIEEELGRRSLLYSLLMPVMSQFVPGLDKGKGMYFLFIKSEAKTPGGLVARPVLTSYYKSTHFKDRPYDPYTNYTSPNETILCPDSYQSMYSQMLCGLWQHKEVLRVGAVFASGFIRAIKFLEKHWRLLCNDIRTGTIDSQITDQSVREAVMKILKPDPKLADFIEAECSKDSWQGIITRLWPNTKYVDVIVTGTMSQYIPTLDYYSNGLPLVCTMYASSECYFGVNLNPLCKPSEVSYTLVPTMAYFEFLPVQRNNGVTSSISVPKTLNEKEQQELVDLVDVKLGQEYELVVTTYSGLYRYRVGDVLRVAGFKNNAPQFNFICRKNVVLCIDSDKTDEVELQNAVKNAVNHLLPFGATLAEYTSYADTTTIPGHYVLYWELSLNGNTPIPPSVFEDCCLTIEESLNSVYRQGRVCDKSIGPLEIKVVEPGTFDKLMDYAISLGASINQYKTPRCVKFAPIVELLNSRAVSSYFSPKCPKWFPGHKQWSNNN, from the exons ATGCCTGAAGCACCTAAGAACACACTTAAACCTACTGCAGATTACAACCTGGAACTGAAGAACAAGAAAACCCTTCAGTTCATTGAGGATGTGACTTCAAACGCTGATGAAGTTCAAAAGAAAGTCCTTGAAGAGATCCTTTCACGCAATGCTCATGTTGAGTACCTGCAAACACGTGGCCTTAATGGTCACACTGATAGAGAGACTTTCAAAAAAACCATGCCTGTCATCACCTATGAGGATATCCAACCCCATATTGACCGTATTGCCAATGGTGATACCTCTCCCATACTTTCTTCCAACGCCATTTCTGAGTTCTTGACAAG CTCTGGGACATCAGGCGGGGAGAGAAAGATGATGCCAACAATTGAAGAGGAGTTAGGAAGGAGGTCACTGCTCTATAGCTTATTGATGCCTGTTATGAGCCAATTTGTCCCTGGTCTAGACAAAGGCAAAGGAATGTACTTTTTGTTTATAAAATCCGAGGCTAAGACACCTGGTGGCCTTGTGGCACGCCCTGTTCTCACTAGCTATTACAAAAGCACCCATTTCAAGGATAGGCCATATGACCCTTACACCAACTACACTAGCCCAAATGAAACCATCCTTTGTCCCGATTCTTACCAAAGCATGTACTCTCAAATGCTTTGTGGACTTTGGCAACACAAAGAGGTCCTCAGGGTGGGCGCTGTTTTTGCCTCTGGCTTCATCAGGGCCATCAAGTTCCTTGAAAAACATTGGCGTCTCCTTTGCAATGATATAAGAACAGGAACCATTGATTCCCAAATCACTGACCAATCTGTGAGAGAGGCTGTTATGAAAATCCTGAAACCTGATCCTAAACTTGCTGATTTCATTGAGGCCGAGTGCAGCAAAGATTCATGGCAAGGGATCATCACAAGGTTATGGCCTAATACAAAATATGTGGATGTGATTGTGACTGGGACCATGTCACAGTACATTCCCACTCTTGATTACTACAGCAATGGCCTCCCTCTCGTCTGCACCATGTATGCATCCAGTGAATGCTATTTTGGTGTCAACCTCAACCCTCTTTGCAAGCCAAGTGAAGTTTCCTACACTCTCGTTCCCACAATGGCCTACTTTGAATTCTTGCCGGTTCAAAGGAACAATGGCGTCACTAGTTCTATTTCTGTGCCCAAAACTCTCAATGAGAAAGAACAACAAGAATTGGTTGACCTTGTTGATGTTAAACTTGGCCAAGAGTATGAGCTTGTTGTCACCACTTATTCAG GACTTTATCGTTATAGAGTTGGTGATGTGCTAAGGGTAGCAGGGTTTAAAAACAACGCACCgcaattcaatttcatatgcaGGAAAAATGTAGTTTTGTGCATCGATTCAGATAAGACTGATGAGGTTGAACTTCAAAATGCTGTGAAGAATGCAGTGAACCATTTGCTGCCATTCGGTGCAACATTGGCTGAGTACACTAGTTATGCAGATACCACCACAATTCCAGGCCACTATGTGTTGTACTGGGAACTTAGTCTCAATGGTAACACCCCAATTCCTCCTTCAGTTTTTGAGGACTGTTGCTTAACCATTGAAGAGTCCCTCAACAGTGTATACCGCCAAGGGCGTGTATGTGACAAATCCATTGGACCTCTTGAGATCAAGGTTGTTGAACCCGGGACATTTGACAAGCTGATGGATTATGCCATTAGCTTAGGTGCATCAATTAACCAGTACAAGACTCCAAGATGTGTGAAATTTGCACCCATTGTTGAGCTGTTGAACTCAAGGGCTGTGTCTAGTTACTTCAGTCCAAAATGCCCCAAATGGTTTCCTGGCCACAAGCAATGGAGCAACAATAATTAA